From one Thermococcus sp. LS1 genomic stretch:
- a CDS encoding transcriptional regulator, which produces MDYETIDIHDERAKELAQILMNDKAIAILHLLEDRALSMSEIARELNLPISTVSYHIDKMLKVGLVEVAGKKYGKRLQEVKLYSASDRPILLVPRKSVAKVKKKAVPGFERLHVISLAIAGMMAAGVYKASTDLLSPKDIPTYSNTTQSGNFAVMEAGREITVLTANTTQGTTTTPLIQTSASVLPVVLSLAAFILTFLLVSYLLERRR; this is translated from the coding sequence TTGGACTATGAGACCATAGACATACACGATGAGAGAGCAAAAGAGCTTGCTCAGATTCTAATGAACGATAAAGCTATAGCCATCCTTCACCTGCTGGAAGATAGGGCCCTTTCGATGAGCGAGATAGCGAGGGAGCTGAACCTTCCCATCTCAACAGTCTCGTACCATATCGACAAGATGCTCAAGGTGGGGCTTGTTGAGGTCGCTGGCAAGAAGTACGGCAAGCGTTTGCAGGAGGTAAAGCTGTACAGTGCTTCAGACAGACCCATTCTGCTTGTTCCCAGGAAGAGCGTGGCCAAAGTTAAGAAGAAGGCCGTGCCCGGCTTTGAGAGGCTCCACGTGATAAGTTTGGCCATTGCGGGAATGATGGCGGCCGGCGTCTACAAGGCCTCAACGGACTTGCTGAGTCCAAAGGACATACCAACCTATAGCAATACGACTCAATCGGGGAACTTTGCCGTGATGGAAGCGGGCAGGGAAATAACCGTGCTCACAGCCAACACCACGCAGGGAACAACTACCACACCATTAATACAGACTTCTGCTTCGGTCCTTCCAGTAGTGCTCTCCCTTGCGGCGTTCATCTTAACGTTTCTCCTCGTCTCGTATCTTTTGGAGCGCAGGCGCTGA